The sequence below is a genomic window from Mycobacterium heidelbergense.
CATCATCGACGGCAGCGTTGCGAACGGCCGACCCTCCGGCCAGTCGGCGGTCTCGCGCAGCGTCTCCTCTTCGATGATGGCCTCGTAATTCTTCATGCTCTTGCCGTGGAACGGCGGCGCCAGGAGCCGTCGCCGGCGGCGGTGCTCGTCGCCGTCCAGCGCGAAGACCGAGCCCGACCCGAACAGCCGGCTCAGATTCGGCTGGATATTGCCCAACTCCTCGGGGCCGCTGGTGAAGACCTGCTTGGCCAGCTGCGGGTCGCCGACGATCACGACGCGACCGTAGATCGGGATGCTCAGCGTGAAGACGCTGCCGTAGCGGCGCGCCAGGCGTCGGATCATCCCCCGACGTGAAATCGCAAAGACCAAGCCGCAGAGCAGCTTCGGGATCCGGGCCGCCGGGGGCAGGCTGAGTGGCGGGGACGCCGGTGGGGCGGTGACTAGTTCGCTCATGGCGGTGATTTGCTCCCAACGTCTGCCCCCGCGATCGGGGTGGTACGACGGTGTACCGCAGGCCTTTCCCGGTACGGTACTCTGTAGTACCAAGCCTGACAAGGGTGCCGTACTCACCGAAAGGGGCACTGCCCGTGACGGCGGCGGCTGACCACGCGGTTCTCGGCGACTTCCCCGACGAACCCGATCCGTTTCGGCTTCGGCTGCTCGACGGCCTGGCCACCTCGATCGCCGAGCGTGGCTACCGCGCCAGCACGGTCGCCGACATCGTCCGGCACGCCCGCACGTCCAAGCGCACCTTCTACGACCAGTTCGCCGGCAAGGAAGAGTGCTTCTTGGAGCTCTTGCGCGCCGACATCGAGAAGCTCGGCGAGAGCATCGCCGCGGCGGTGGACCCCGAAGCCGACTGGCACCGGCAGATTCGTCAGGCCGTCGAGGCCTATGTCGGATACATCGAGTCCCGCCCGGCCATCACGTTGAGCTGGATTCGTGAACTTCCGTCGCTGGGCGCCGTCGCCCGCCCGGTGCAGCGCCGCGGGTTGCAGTTGTTGTCCGGCCTGCTGATCGACCTCAGCGCCAGCCCGGGGTTCCGGCGCGCGAAGCTACCGCCGTTGACCGCGCCGCTGGCGGTGATCCTGCTGGGTGGCCTGCGCGAGCTGACGGCGCTGGCCGTCGAAGACGGCAGACCCGTCCGAGAAATAGTCGAGCCGGCCGTAGACGCGTCCATAGCCCTGCTCGGCCCGCGACACTAGGCTCATCGCTGACCCCACTGTGAACTTCTATGACCTGGAGGATCTCGCGATGCGGCTATCGACCCGGAACCAGCTCAAGGGGACGATCACCGAGGTCGATCTCGGCAGCGTGATGGCAATCGTGAAGGTCAAGCTCGACGGCGGCGACCAGATCGTCACGTCCTCGGTCACCAAGGACGCCGCGACCAGCCTCGGCCTGGCGGTCGGGCAGCCGGCGACGGTGTTCATCAAGTCCACCGAGGTCACCATCGGCGTGGACTGACCGGGGCACGCCGAAAGGCGTTACAGCGGTTTATGTTTCGGCGCGCAGGAAGGCGCGCAGGCGGTCGAGCACCAGCTCGGGGCGTTGCTCGACGATCCAGTGGCCGACGCCCTCGACCAGCTCGACCTCGAAATCGCTGATGCGGTCGGCATATCCGTCCAACAGGTCCGGCGTGAGCACCGGGTCCTTCGTGCCACTCAGCCAGCGGACCGGCACGTCGACGCGAGCCCCGGCCTTGAGGTCGTGCTCGCCGCGCAGCCAGCGCACCAATTCCCTGGTCTGAAAGGTGCGATACCACCGCGAACCGGCCACCGCGTGCCCGGGCTCGCGCATGCACTCGACATAGAGACGAACCTCATCGTCGGGCGGCAAGAATCCGCCGCCGACCCACGACGCCAGCAACCGGTAGAACCGGGCGTGGCGATCACCGATCATCCGCGGACCGATCACCGGCAGCAATATCGGGATCTGGTACCAGAACCGCCAGATGTTGCGGAGCAGCGACGGGCCGGGCTCCACCCACGGCGCCACGGTGTTCATCCCGAAGAACCCGGTCACCTTTTCCGGATGGCGCAGCATCATGATGAACGCGACCGGCCCGCCCCAGTCGTGGGCGGCGAGCGTGACGGTCGCGACGCCCAACCGGTCCAGGGCCGCGGCCAGGTCATCGGCCATGTCGTTTTTGAGGTAGCTGGAGCGGGGCGCCGAACTCCAGCCCGCGCCGCGCAGGTCGGGGCACAGCACCCGATAGCCGTCGGCGGCCAGCGGACCGATCAATTCGTGCCATTCCCACCAGTTCTGGGGGAAGCCGTGCACCAGCATCACCGCCGGCCCGTCGGCGGGTCCGGCGTCTGCGACGTGGATCGTGACACCGTCACCCAGGTCCACGTATCTGTGTTCGACACCGTCGAGCGCGGGCATGGCGACCATGTATTCAGAACGTAGTCGATCGTCGGCTACTTCAGGAACCGCTCGATGTAGGGCGCGAAGCGTGCCCGCAGGGCGTCCTCGGTGAGCCCGAACATCTCGGGCGACGTCTCGACGCTTCCGAGCCGGCCGCGCCGGTGATCCGCCAGGTAGCCGGCGACCGCCGCGCGCGCTTGTTCGGTGAACGGCTCACCGGCCAGGGCGTAGACCCGCTCGGCTACGCCGACTTCGTCGGCCATGAAGTCGTCGAACCGGACGTCGATCGAGCGTTCCGGGCCGATGGCGTCACGATCGCGGATGAGCGCGGCGAACATCCGCTCGAGGCGGTCGACCCAGTAATCCGCGATCCGTTTGACCGGCACCGGTGAGCGGTGCATGCGCGCGGAGTAGGCGATCATCGCGAGCATCGACAGCGCCACCGGCACCGGATCGCGGTGGGTGAACACGACGATGCTGTCGCCGAAGACGCGATCCAACACCGGCACCTGCTCGAGGTGCTGGGGCGACTTGAGCAGCCAGCGCCGCCCGCCGCGCAGAAACTGCATCGCCTTCAGCTGGCGGGCGAGGTATCGGTAGTGGGGCGTCTGGTCGTGGGCCTGGTAGTAGTCGCGCCAGCCGGGCACGTCGGCGAGCGTCTCGAAGAGCATCGTCGAAAAGTCGTTGGCGAGCAGCTGGATTTCCTCGTGGACGTGATCGGTGGTCATCTCGTGCATCAGCGCGAAATGCGGCATCACGGTGTTGATAACGCCGACCCCGATATCCATCCGCGTCCGCCGCGGATCCGGCTGAACCCCCGCCTCCCGCGGCGACGGGAACGGCTCGACGCTTTCCCAGTACGGCATGGTGCGGAAGGTGGGCGGCGCCGCCAGCAGGTTGTGCAGGTGGGTGGTGCCGGTGCGGGGCAGGCCGGCGATCACGACCGGCGGTTGCAGTCGAATGCGGTCGATCTCGGGATGGCGGTTCAGCAGGTCGGTGAAGAGGAGCCGGTTCTTGAGCAACTGCAGCAGCTGCCCGTAAAAGTTGACCACCCCGG
It includes:
- a CDS encoding TOBE domain-containing protein gives rise to the protein MRLSTRNQLKGTITEVDLGSVMAIVKVKLDGGDQIVTSSVTKDAATSLGLAVGQPATVFIKSTEVTIGVD
- a CDS encoding sulfotransferase family protein; amino-acid sequence: MTDAVHSVRLDDLAEPRFSAAAQQILDAMAAMAPDCPLDADALHDRASADTGLHDFGPREVDDYRDYRERLDVYLAALRDIDGLHAAGVVNFYGQLLQLLKNRLLFTDLLNRHPEIDRIRLQPPVVIAGLPRTGTTHLHNLLAAPPTFRTMPYWESVEPFPSPREAGVQPDPRRTRMDIGVGVINTVMPHFALMHEMTTDHVHEEIQLLANDFSTMLFETLADVPGWRDYYQAHDQTPHYRYLARQLKAMQFLRGGRRWLLKSPQHLEQVPVLDRVFGDSIVVFTHRDPVPVALSMLAMIAYSARMHRSPVPVKRIADYWVDRLERMFAALIRDRDAIGPERSIDVRFDDFMADEVGVAERVYALAGEPFTEQARAAVAGYLADHRRGRLGSVETSPEMFGLTEDALRARFAPYIERFLK
- a CDS encoding alpha/beta fold hydrolase, whose product is MVAMPALDGVEHRYVDLGDGVTIHVADAGPADGPAVMLVHGFPQNWWEWHELIGPLAADGYRVLCPDLRGAGWSSAPRSSYLKNDMADDLAAALDRLGVATVTLAAHDWGGPVAFIMMLRHPEKVTGFFGMNTVAPWVEPGPSLLRNIWRFWYQIPILLPVIGPRMIGDRHARFYRLLASWVGGGFLPPDDEVRLYVECMREPGHAVAGSRWYRTFQTRELVRWLRGEHDLKAGARVDVPVRWLSGTKDPVLTPDLLDGYADRISDFEVELVEGVGHWIVEQRPELVLDRLRAFLRAET
- a CDS encoding TetR/AcrR family transcriptional regulator; protein product: MTAAADHAVLGDFPDEPDPFRLRLLDGLATSIAERGYRASTVADIVRHARTSKRTFYDQFAGKEECFLELLRADIEKLGESIAAAVDPEADWHRQIRQAVEAYVGYIESRPAITLSWIRELPSLGAVARPVQRRGLQLLSGLLIDLSASPGFRRAKLPPLTAPLAVILLGGLRELTALAVEDGRPVREIVEPAVDASIALLGPRH